The Synechococcus sp. MW101C3 genome has a segment encoding these proteins:
- a CDS encoding transglutaminase family protein, whose product MRARVTHTLSYRYSAPVQLGPHRLCLRPRAHGFQRLVSFELFFSPDPHRLHLLVAASGDDVLRARFAGSTDSFEIRATSEVDTQMPPLLQACLEENEPLLPYPVGLLNSDLKGSLDGWLPNGQHEPAAVELAQEALMGSDQRALMFLQQLVEMIQDRVKYTQRHVGPAWPAGRTLKERVGSCRDLAVLMIEACRCVGLPARFVSGYHLVEPRPQRYDLHAWAEVYLPGAGWRGFDPSGQGAIDDRYIPLATSSKSGLTAAVSGSFSGPPGVKSELSWAISADVLSEEHTVPNLLQL is encoded by the coding sequence ATGCGCGCCCGCGTAACCCATACCCTTTCGTATCGCTACAGCGCGCCGGTCCAGCTGGGTCCCCATCGCCTCTGCCTGCGGCCCCGGGCCCACGGGTTCCAGCGTCTGGTGAGTTTCGAGCTGTTCTTCTCGCCCGATCCCCACCGGCTGCATCTGCTGGTGGCCGCCAGCGGTGATGACGTGCTGCGGGCCCGCTTCGCGGGCAGCACGGACAGCTTCGAGATCCGCGCCACCAGTGAGGTGGACACCCAGATGCCGCCCCTGCTGCAGGCCTGCCTGGAGGAGAACGAGCCCCTGCTGCCCTATCCGGTGGGCCTGCTGAACAGCGACCTCAAGGGCTCCCTCGATGGCTGGCTGCCCAATGGCCAGCACGAGCCGGCGGCGGTGGAGCTGGCCCAGGAGGCGTTGATGGGCAGCGACCAGCGGGCGCTGATGTTCCTGCAGCAGCTGGTGGAGATGATCCAGGACCGGGTCAAGTACACCCAGAGGCATGTCGGGCCGGCCTGGCCCGCCGGCCGCACGCTCAAGGAGCGGGTGGGCTCCTGCCGTGATCTGGCCGTGCTGATGATCGAGGCCTGTCGCTGCGTGGGCCTGCCCGCCCGTTTTGTTAGCGGCTATCACCTGGTGGAGCCAAGGCCGCAGCGCTACGACCTGCATGCCTGGGCGGAGGTGTATCTGCCCGGTGCCGGTTGGCGGGGCTTCGATCCCAGCGGCCAGGGGGCCATCGACGACCGCTACATCCCCCTGGCCACCTCCTCCAAGTCCGGCCTTACCGCGGCGGTGTCGGGAAGCTTCTCCGGACCACCCGGTGTGAAAAGCGAACTCAGTTGGGCGATCAGCGCCGATGTGCTGAGCGAGGAACACACCGTGCCGAACCTGCTGCAACTCTGA
- a CDS encoding alpha-E domain-containing protein, with the protein MLSRVADSLYWINRYVERAENISRFLEVSEAMALDCPPGSAEPWLPLIDASGDRELFDRLYPDGGPTDVVRFLVREPDNPSSIVNCIATARENARQIREVITTEMWEQINDLYLTLKESDHFWRLPAQEQLHEVRRACQLFYGVTDATLSRDLSWQFSKLGRLVERADKTSRILDVKYFLLLPSPEEVGGVLDELQWISLLRSAGAYQMFRQSQQRAIEPKAVAAFLLLDPIFPRSVRYCLEGLSKSLRVIRGNPVPGPPDDLECLSGLMLANWSYVRIDELIGRGLHEAIDQFQSDLNHLHGLISDRYFVTVTHASPSPACVQSGAVEAQSMASSSASAVPPPPLPTASSPACAPA; encoded by the coding sequence ATGCTGAGCCGCGTCGCCGATTCCCTCTACTGGATCAACCGGTACGTCGAGCGGGCCGAGAACATCTCCCGCTTCCTTGAAGTGAGCGAGGCGATGGCGCTCGACTGCCCGCCGGGCAGCGCCGAACCCTGGCTGCCGTTGATCGATGCCAGCGGCGACCGCGAGCTGTTCGACCGCCTCTACCCCGATGGTGGGCCCACCGATGTGGTGCGCTTCCTGGTGCGCGAGCCGGACAACCCGAGCAGCATCGTCAACTGCATCGCCACCGCCCGCGAGAACGCCCGCCAGATCCGCGAGGTGATCACCACGGAGATGTGGGAGCAGATCAACGACCTCTATCTCACACTCAAGGAAAGCGACCATTTCTGGCGCCTGCCGGCCCAGGAGCAGCTGCACGAGGTGCGCCGGGCCTGCCAGCTGTTCTATGGCGTCACCGATGCCACGCTCAGCCGCGATCTCTCCTGGCAGTTCAGCAAGCTGGGGCGCCTGGTGGAGCGCGCCGACAAGACCAGCCGCATCCTTGATGTGAAGTACTTCCTGCTGCTGCCGAGCCCGGAAGAGGTGGGCGGCGTGCTCGATGAACTGCAGTGGATCTCCCTGCTGCGCTCGGCCGGGGCCTATCAGATGTTCCGCCAGTCGCAGCAGCGGGCGATCGAGCCCAAGGCGGTGGCGGCCTTCCTGCTGCTCGATCCGATCTTCCCCCGCTCGGTGCGGTATTGCCTCGAAGGCCTCAGCAAGTCGCTGCGGGTGATCCGCGGCAACCCGGTGCCCGGCCCGCCCGACGACCTGGAATGCCTCTCCGGTCTGATGCTGGCCAACTGGAGCTACGTGCGCATCGACGAGCTGATCGGGCGTGGCCTGCATGAAGCGATCGACCAGTTCCAGAGTGATCTCAACCACCTGCATGGTCTGATCAGCGACCGCTACTTCGTCACCGTCACCCACGCCTCCCCGTCGCCGGCCTGCGTGCAGTCGGGCGCTGTCGAGGCCCAGTCGATGGCCTCCTCCAGCGCCTCGGCTGTGCCCCCGCCACCCCTGCCCACCGCCTCCTCCCCGGCATGCGCGCCCGCGTAA
- a CDS encoding circularly permuted type 2 ATP-grasp protein, translated as MFTDYKPAKGYDEYFSASSQPRSALRPLLSSLGQLGIEEINRNHAAAGMLLKRLGATFRLNGSGEQGGERILPFDPLPRLIRAGEWQRLEKGLIQRLEAIDCFLADVYSDQKILNDGVIPRADVISSHGWRPQMAGFKPPLDRWCHVSGLDLIRDGKGTWRVLEDNLRCPSGVAYFLENRRVMKRMFPSLFSGPTVQPIDDYPSHLLQTLRELAPWTDTPSVVLLTPGVFNSAYFEHSYLAQQMGIQLVEGRDLVCEGNRVWMRSTAGLEPVDVIYRRIDDDFLDPAVFRSDSMLGVRGLMEAYAAGRVAIANAPGTGVADDKLIYAYVPDMIRYYLAEEPIIENVPTYICARPEDQAYVLAHLKDLVVKAVGEAGGYGMLIGPHADPAEILSFADKIKADPRNFIAQPTLELSTVPSLSEGELYPCHVDLRPYVLRGKGAWVSPGGLTRVALRRGSLVVNSSQGGGCKDTWIVDETSC; from the coding sequence ATGTTCACCGACTACAAGCCCGCAAAGGGCTACGACGAATATTTCAGCGCCTCTTCCCAGCCCCGCTCCGCCCTGCGGCCCCTGCTCTCGTCCCTGGGCCAGCTGGGCATCGAAGAGATCAACCGCAACCACGCGGCCGCCGGCATGCTGCTCAAGCGCCTCGGGGCCACCTTTCGTCTCAATGGCTCCGGTGAGCAGGGCGGCGAGCGGATCCTGCCCTTCGACCCCCTGCCGCGGCTGATCCGCGCGGGCGAATGGCAGCGGCTGGAGAAGGGCCTGATTCAGCGCCTCGAAGCGATCGACTGCTTCCTCGCCGACGTTTACAGCGACCAGAAGATCCTCAACGACGGCGTCATCCCCCGCGCCGACGTGATCAGCTCCCATGGCTGGCGCCCGCAGATGGCGGGGTTCAAGCCGCCGCTGGATCGCTGGTGCCACGTGTCCGGCCTCGATCTGATCCGTGACGGCAAGGGCACCTGGCGCGTGCTGGAAGACAACCTCCGCTGCCCCTCGGGCGTGGCCTACTTCCTGGAAAACCGCCGCGTGATGAAGCGGATGTTCCCCAGCCTGTTCTCCGGGCCCACGGTGCAGCCGATCGACGATTACCCCTCCCATCTGCTCCAGACCCTGCGGGAACTGGCCCCATGGACCGACACTCCCTCGGTGGTGCTGCTCACCCCGGGCGTGTTCAACAGCGCCTATTTCGAGCACAGCTACCTGGCCCAGCAGATGGGCATCCAGCTGGTGGAGGGCCGCGATCTGGTCTGCGAGGGCAACCGGGTGTGGATGCGCAGCACCGCCGGGCTCGAGCCGGTGGATGTGATCTACCGCCGCATCGACGACGACTTCCTCGATCCGGCCGTGTTCCGCAGTGATTCGATGCTGGGCGTGCGTGGGCTGATGGAGGCCTATGCCGCCGGCCGGGTGGCGATCGCCAACGCGCCGGGCACCGGCGTTGCCGACGACAAGCTGATCTACGCCTACGTACCAGACATGATCCGCTACTACCTGGCGGAGGAGCCGATCATCGAGAACGTTCCCACCTATATCTGCGCCCGGCCCGAGGACCAGGCCTACGTGCTGGCCCACCTCAAGGACCTGGTGGTGAAAGCGGTGGGAGAAGCCGGGGGCTACGGCATGCTGATCGGCCCGCACGCCGATCCGGCCGAGATCCTCTCCTTCGCCGACAAGATCAAGGCCGATCCCCGCAACTTCATCGCCCAGCCCACCCTGGAGCTCTCCACCGTGCCCTCGCTCAGCGAAGGCGAGCTCTACCCCTGCCACGTCGATCTGCGGCCCTACGTGCTGCGGGGCAAGGGGGCCTGGGTGAGCCCGGGCGGCCTCACCCGGGTGGCGCTGCGCCGCGGCTCGCTGGTGGTCAACTCGTCGCAGGGCGGAGGATGCAAGGACACCTGGATCGTGGATGAGACCTCATGCTGA
- the ureC gene encoding urease subunit alpha gives MPYRMDRRAYAETYGPTTGDRLRLADTELFLEVEKDFTTYGEEVKFGGGKVIRDGMGQAQTPRSGGAVDTVITNALILDWWGIVKADIGLRDGRICAIGKAGNPDITDGVTIVIGPGTEAIAGEGHILTAGGIDTHIHFICPQQVETALASGVTTLLGGGTGPATGSNATTCTPGAFHMARMLQAAEGLPVNLGFFGKGNASTPEALEEQIRAGAVTLKLHEDWGTTPAAIDCCLSVADRFDIQVAIHSDTLNEAGFVEDTIRAIGGRTIHTFHTEGAGGGHAPDIIRICGEANVLPSSTNPTRPYTRNTLEEHLDMLMVCHHLDPSIPEDVAFAESRIRRETIAAEDILHDIGAFSLIASDSQAMGRVGEVITRTFQTAHKMKVQRGALPGDSERNDNTRLKRYIAKVTINPAIVHGLDSQIGSVEVGKLADLVLWKPGFFGVKPEMVIKGGSIVWAQMGDANASIPTPGPVHGRPMFAAFGKALAPSCLTFLSQAALDDDLPRKLGLERPCVPVVNTRGIGKAEMRNNTALPKVEVDPQTYEVFADGELLTCEPADVLPMAQRYFLL, from the coding sequence ATGCCCTATCGGATGGATCGGCGGGCCTACGCCGAAACCTATGGCCCCACCACCGGCGACCGGCTGCGGCTGGCCGACACCGAGCTGTTCCTCGAGGTGGAGAAGGATTTCACCACCTATGGGGAAGAGGTGAAGTTCGGCGGCGGCAAGGTGATCCGCGACGGCATGGGTCAGGCCCAGACCCCCCGCTCCGGGGGGGCCGTGGACACCGTGATCACCAATGCTCTGATCCTCGACTGGTGGGGGATCGTCAAGGCCGACATCGGTCTGCGGGACGGCCGGATCTGCGCGATCGGCAAGGCGGGCAACCCCGACATCACCGATGGGGTGACGATCGTCATCGGTCCCGGTACCGAGGCGATCGCCGGTGAGGGCCACATCCTCACCGCCGGCGGCATCGACACCCACATTCATTTCATCTGTCCGCAGCAGGTGGAAACCGCCCTGGCCAGCGGGGTCACCACCCTGCTCGGTGGCGGCACCGGCCCGGCCACGGGCTCCAACGCCACCACCTGCACCCCCGGCGCCTTCCACATGGCCCGCATGCTGCAGGCGGCCGAGGGGCTGCCGGTGAACCTGGGCTTCTTCGGCAAGGGCAACGCCAGCACCCCCGAGGCGCTCGAGGAGCAGATCCGTGCCGGTGCCGTCACCCTCAAGCTCCACGAAGACTGGGGCACCACCCCCGCCGCCATCGACTGCTGCCTGTCCGTGGCGGATCGCTTCGACATCCAGGTGGCGATCCACTCCGACACCCTCAACGAAGCGGGGTTCGTGGAGGACACGATCCGCGCCATCGGCGGCCGCACCATCCACACCTTCCACACCGAAGGCGCCGGCGGCGGCCACGCGCCGGACATCATCCGCATCTGCGGCGAAGCCAACGTGCTGCCCAGCTCCACCAACCCCACGCGCCCCTACACGCGCAACACCCTGGAGGAGCACCTCGACATGCTGATGGTGTGCCACCACCTCGATCCCTCGATCCCGGAGGATGTGGCCTTCGCCGAATCGCGCATCCGCCGCGAAACGATCGCCGCCGAAGACATCCTCCACGACATCGGCGCCTTCTCGCTGATCGCCAGCGATTCCCAGGCCATGGGCCGCGTCGGCGAGGTGATCACGCGCACCTTCCAGACCGCCCACAAGATGAAGGTGCAGCGGGGAGCCCTGCCGGGCGACTCGGAGCGCAACGACAACACCCGCCTCAAGCGCTACATCGCCAAGGTCACGATCAACCCGGCGATCGTGCACGGCCTCGACAGCCAGATCGGTTCGGTGGAGGTGGGCAAGCTGGCGGATCTGGTGCTTTGGAAGCCGGGTTTCTTCGGGGTCAAGCCAGAGATGGTGATCAAGGGCGGCTCGATCGTCTGGGCCCAGATGGGCGATGCCAACGCCTCGATCCCCACCCCCGGCCCGGTGCATGGCCGGCCGATGTTCGCCGCCTTCGGCAAGGCCCTGGCCCCCAGCTGCCTCACCTTCCTCTCCCAGGCCGCCCTCGATGACGACCTGCCCAGAAAGCTGGGACTCGAGCGGCCCTGCGTGCCGGTGGTGAACACCCGCGGCATCGGCAAGGCCGAGATGCGCAACAACACGGCCCTGCCGAAGGTGGAGGTGGATCCCCAGACCTACGAAGTGTTCGCCGATGGGGAGCTGCTCACCTGCGAGCCCGCCGACGTGCTGCCGATGGCGCAGCGGTATTTCCTGCTCTGA
- a CDS encoding urease subunit beta gives MSPLIPGELLPEPGSHELNAGRPVTTLNVANRGDRPVQVGSHFHFYEANDALVFDRDSARGQRLDIPAGTAIRFEPGDQREVQLIPLAGARRVFGFNGLVNGPLD, from the coding sequence ATGTCTCCTCTGATCCCTGGCGAACTGCTGCCGGAGCCCGGCAGCCACGAACTCAACGCCGGCCGGCCCGTCACCACGCTCAATGTGGCCAACCGCGGCGACCGCCCGGTGCAGGTGGGCTCCCACTTCCATTTCTATGAAGCCAACGACGCGCTGGTGTTCGACCGCGACAGTGCCCGCGGCCAGCGGCTCGACATCCCGGCCGGCACGGCAATCCGCTTCGAGCCCGGTGATCAGCGGGAGGTGCAGCTGATCCCCCTGGCCGGCGCGCGCCGGGTCTTCGGCTTCAACGGCCTGGTCAACGGCCCGCTCGACTGA
- a CDS encoding urease subunit gamma, with protein MHLTPQEKDKLLIVTAALLAERRLGRGLKLNHPEAVAWLSFQVLEGARDGKSVAALMEEGSTWLRRDQVMEGVPELIPEVQMEATFPDGTKLVTLHDPIR; from the coding sequence ATGCATCTCACCCCCCAGGAGAAGGACAAGCTCCTGATCGTCACCGCGGCCCTGCTGGCGGAACGGCGCCTGGGTCGCGGTCTCAAGCTCAACCACCCCGAAGCCGTGGCCTGGCTCAGCTTTCAGGTGCTGGAAGGCGCCCGTGATGGCAAGAGCGTGGCCGCGCTGATGGAGGAAGGCAGCACCTGGCTCCGGCGTGACCAGGTGATGGAGGGCGTTCCCGAACTGATCCCCGAGGTGCAGATGGAGGCCACCTTCCCCGACGGCACCAAGCTCGTCACCCTCCACGACCCGATCCGCTGA
- a CDS encoding FUSC family protein, with the protein MTGAAAPLPSRGLRAALVIAQASGFTAALAAGLGLDSGAAAYGVIVAALVVRPDFSRWPLPVYPVLVGLSGLSMAIGLLIGEAFAGAPEVFVFGLVAALMQVLMLLLPGALRPLGNVLAITGVLPLLNATSSWLSLGNELAAIALGLVVGSVVQVVWSPAGHQAPAEEPEPAAADPPLAARLAAGLASPFFWRKLVVAVLALPIGEGLGAVAPKYLYFGVVLLLNDSLGATLARVRDRMVGVSLGVLMPLLVFDSFGLSPLSTAVVMGGTAALVVALQGEAYLRTALISSGVAFVGYGPLVAWYIPHRWLDYLLGSALAVVAGLLFRPTSALQQYRALLRRSPVAQDAARRLYPAALEEARWTGQVPPALPPVPGPPAQATPVRP; encoded by the coding sequence GTGACCGGCGCCGCAGCCCCGCTGCCCTCGCGGGGCCTGCGTGCCGCCCTGGTGATCGCCCAGGCCAGCGGCTTCACCGCGGCGCTGGCGGCCGGCCTGGGCCTCGACAGCGGCGCGGCCGCCTACGGGGTGATCGTGGCGGCGCTGGTGGTGCGCCCGGATTTCAGCCGCTGGCCCCTGCCCGTGTACCCGGTGCTGGTGGGGCTGAGCGGCCTTTCGATGGCGATCGGGCTGCTGATCGGTGAGGCCTTCGCCGGAGCGCCGGAGGTGTTCGTGTTCGGCCTGGTGGCCGCGCTCATGCAGGTGCTGATGCTGCTGTTGCCCGGCGCGTTGCGGCCGCTCGGCAACGTGCTCGCCATCACCGGTGTGCTGCCGCTGCTGAACGCCACCAGCAGCTGGCTGAGCCTGGGCAACGAACTGGCCGCCATCGCGCTCGGGCTCGTGGTCGGCAGTGTCGTGCAGGTGGTGTGGAGTCCGGCCGGGCACCAGGCGCCAGCGGAGGAGCCTGAGCCGGCTGCCGCCGACCCGCCGCTGGCCGCGCGCCTGGCGGCGGGTCTGGCCTCGCCGTTCTTCTGGCGCAAGCTGGTGGTGGCCGTACTGGCGTTGCCGATCGGCGAAGGCCTGGGCGCCGTCGCCCCCAAATACCTCTATTTCGGCGTGGTGCTGCTGCTCAACGACAGCCTCGGCGCCACCCTGGCGCGGGTGCGCGATCGCATGGTGGGAGTCAGCCTCGGTGTGCTGATGCCGCTGCTGGTGTTTGACAGCTTTGGCCTCAGCCCGCTCAGCACCGCCGTGGTCATGGGCGGAACCGCGGCGCTGGTGGTGGCGCTGCAGGGCGAGGCGTACCTGCGCACCGCGCTGATCTCCAGCGGGGTGGCCTTTGTCGGATACGGACCGCTGGTGGCCTGGTACATCCCTCACCGCTGGCTGGATTACCTGCTGGGCTCCGCTTTGGCTGTGGTGGCAGGCCTGCTGTTCCGGCCCACCTCCGCACTGCAGCAATACCGCGCCCTGCTGCGCCGCAGCCCGGTTGCGCAGGACGCTGCCCGGCGGCTGTATCCGGCGGCGCTGGAGGAGGCCCGCTGGACGGGGCAGGTGCCTCCCGCCTTGCCCCCTGTGCCGGGGCCGCCTGCGCAGGCAACGCCGGTGAGGCCATGA
- a CDS encoding TolC family protein, whose translation MVGRSCRGQIAWWAIAWPLLTATVAMPATAATPGPPPAVLRLSLEQALALGLERSLPLQSAAVAIEQNRSLVALASSAFLPKLDLLGLGTYAQVGTDINFISNVSTIGDLNLNLGSQGYAVVQNAFGNLGLALSYPLIDFRRGPLRDAARANLAAARSQQMEQQRISRFAITAAYLHLQLADALIPVWQRSLDVSTRLRRDVNAIRARGLASRSDSAQAEALLENDRRGLAEAEAQVEISRSGLARLLALPADQAVAATDRLQPGPAWGQDLPSTIRRSLLDRPSLAALEQQRQAQLAQVQLARAARLPSVGLLLGGGINANRINLPVLSTSTTVGLSSGPSAALPQQSAGASQSGSFYDWGALISLRQPLFDGGSARAATAVAQRQVEQQQIAIASAEQAIIQNVETWWQTHRATAAQITAAAAAARAGELAVRDAELRYRAGISPILEVMITQRDLQLARTALAVSVHRWNLSRAGLELETGAAAPQPSTAMPASSPTAP comes from the coding sequence TTGGTTGGCCGCAGCTGCCGAGGCCAGATCGCCTGGTGGGCCATCGCCTGGCCGCTGCTGACGGCCACCGTGGCCATGCCAGCCACAGCGGCCACACCAGGCCCGCCTCCGGCCGTGCTGCGCCTCAGCCTCGAGCAGGCGCTGGCCCTGGGGCTGGAGCGTTCGCTGCCGCTGCAGAGCGCCGCGGTGGCCATCGAGCAGAACCGCTCGCTCGTGGCACTGGCCAGCAGCGCCTTCCTGCCGAAGCTGGATCTGCTGGGCCTGGGCACCTACGCCCAGGTGGGCACCGACATCAACTTCATCAGCAATGTCTCCACCATCGGCGACCTCAACCTCAACCTGGGCAGCCAGGGGTATGCGGTGGTGCAGAACGCCTTCGGCAATCTCGGTCTGGCGCTCAGTTATCCGCTGATCGATTTTCGCCGTGGCCCGCTCAGGGATGCCGCCAGGGCCAACCTTGCGGCCGCACGGTCGCAGCAAATGGAGCAGCAGCGGATCAGTCGCTTCGCCATCACCGCCGCCTACCTCCATCTGCAGCTCGCCGATGCATTGATCCCGGTGTGGCAGCGGTCGCTGGACGTGTCCACGCGGCTGCGCCGGGACGTGAACGCCATCCGGGCCCGCGGCCTGGCCAGCCGCAGCGACAGCGCCCAGGCCGAGGCCTTGCTCGAGAACGACCGGCGCGGCCTGGCAGAGGCCGAAGCCCAGGTGGAAATCAGCCGCAGCGGGCTGGCGCGGCTGCTTGCCCTACCCGCGGATCAGGCCGTGGCCGCCACAGATCGCCTGCAGCCCGGACCGGCCTGGGGACAGGACCTGCCCAGCACGATCCGCCGCTCACTGCTAGATCGCCCCAGCCTCGCCGCGCTGGAGCAGCAGCGCCAGGCCCAGCTGGCCCAGGTGCAGCTGGCCAGGGCCGCGCGGCTGCCGTCGGTGGGGCTGTTGCTCGGGGGCGGCATCAATGCCAACCGGATCAACCTGCCGGTGCTGTCGACCAGCACCACCGTGGGGCTTTCCTCGGGCCCCAGCGCCGCCTTGCCGCAACAGAGCGCCGGCGCCAGCCAGTCGGGCAGCTTCTACGACTGGGGCGCCCTGATCAGCCTGCGCCAGCCCTTGTTCGACGGGGGCAGCGCCCGGGCCGCCACCGCCGTGGCGCAACGGCAGGTGGAGCAGCAGCAAATCGCCATCGCCAGCGCCGAGCAGGCAATCATTCAGAACGTGGAAACCTGGTGGCAGACCCACCGCGCCACCGCCGCTCAGATCACCGCTGCCGCCGCCGCCGCCCGTGCCGGTGAGCTGGCGGTTCGCGATGCCGAGTTGCGCTATCGCGCCGGCATCAGCCCGATCCTGGAGGTGATGATCACCCAGCGGGATCTGCAGCTGGCCCGCACTGCCCTGGCGGTGTCCGTCCACCGCTGGAACCTCAGCCGCGCCGGCCTGGAGCTGGAAACCGGCGCCGCAGCGCCCCAGCCCAGCACCGCAATGCCAGCGTCCAGCCCCACAGCGCCCTGA
- a CDS encoding urease accessory protein UreD, with amino-acid sequence MWRPLPDGRRFARSIASLPLPLLAHVIVADPPPSTSSWRGEASLRFALSPSAPLTLHQGGATSPLKIQRAFTRADGRCELPLLHTAGGLVGGDQLAIDTRLEAGSRALVTSVAAQKVYGSIGRSRLAPEGQWARQLLAFRLEDGADLEWLPQELVLYAGALYEQDSRVELAAGASWLGAEVVRLGRSADGESLGAGRWRSSLAIRREGRWSVVDRLELGGGSLDHAHGLGGAPVFGSLVWAAPAPVSEELLLRCRDDRQGLVGEMACGRLDQGLVARYRGPSTQAARYWFTRLWARIRAERGLAPPQLPRVWPFQESPFG; translated from the coding sequence ATGTGGCGACCGCTACCTGACGGCCGCCGCTTCGCTCGCAGCATCGCCTCACTGCCCCTTCCCCTCCTGGCCCACGTCATCGTTGCGGATCCGCCCCCATCCACCAGCAGCTGGCGTGGTGAGGCCAGTCTTCGCTTCGCCCTCTCGCCCTCGGCGCCGCTCACCCTGCACCAGGGGGGAGCCACCTCGCCGCTGAAGATCCAACGCGCCTTCACCCGCGCCGATGGCCGCTGTGAGTTGCCCTTGCTGCACACCGCCGGCGGCCTGGTGGGCGGCGATCAGCTGGCGATCGACACCCGGCTGGAGGCCGGCAGCCGGGCCCTGGTCACCAGCGTGGCGGCGCAGAAGGTCTATGGCTCGATCGGCCGCTCCCGCCTGGCGCCTGAGGGCCAGTGGGCGCGGCAGTTGCTGGCGTTCCGCCTGGAAGACGGTGCCGATCTCGAATGGCTGCCCCAGGAGCTGGTGCTGTACGCCGGCGCGCTCTACGAGCAGGACAGCCGGGTGGAGCTGGCGGCTGGAGCCAGCTGGCTGGGCGCCGAAGTGGTGCGGCTCGGCCGCAGCGCCGATGGTGAATCCCTCGGCGCCGGTCGCTGGCGCTCCTCGTTGGCGATCCGCCGCGAAGGGCGCTGGAGCGTGGTCGATCGGCTGGAGCTGGGCGGCGGGAGCCTCGATCACGCCCACGGGCTGGGCGGTGCTCCGGTCTTCGGCAGCCTCGTGTGGGCGGCGCCGGCGCCGGTGAGCGAGGAGCTGCTGCTGCGCTGCCGCGACGACCGCCAGGGTCTGGTGGGGGAGATGGCCTGCGGCCGCCTCGATCAGGGCCTGGTGGCCCGCTACCGGGGCCCTTCCACCCAGGCGGCCCGCTACTGGTTCACGCGCCTCTGGGCGCGCATTCGCGCCGAACGGGGGCTGGCGCCGCCCCAGCTGCCGCGGGTGTGGCCGTTCCAGGAGTCGCCGTTCGGCTGA
- the ureE gene encoding urease accessory protein UreE encodes MIVLDRRLSAPPDAPSSLRLPLSAQQREGLRGHRRTTCGQDLLLQLPRGEALEPGEWLNSSESGVVVQVEAAPEPLLLARSADSLQLLQAAYHLGNRHVALELHPGELRLLEDPVLEELLRHRGLAVLHLDAPFRPEPGAYAGKGGHAH; translated from the coding sequence ATGATCGTCCTTGACCGGCGCCTGAGCGCCCCGCCCGACGCCCCCTCCAGCCTGCGGCTGCCGCTCAGCGCCCAGCAGCGCGAGGGGCTGCGCGGCCATCGCCGCACCACCTGCGGCCAGGATCTGCTGCTGCAGCTGCCGCGCGGTGAAGCGCTCGAACCCGGCGAGTGGCTGAATAGCAGTGAGAGCGGCGTGGTGGTGCAGGTGGAAGCGGCTCCGGAGCCGTTGCTGCTGGCCCGCAGCGCCGACTCCCTCCAGCTGCTGCAGGCCGCTTATCACCTCGGCAACCGCCATGTGGCGCTGGAGCTGCACCCGGGCGAGCTGCGCCTGCTGGAAGATCCGGTGCTGGAGGAGCTGCTGCGCCACCGCGGTTTGGCCGTTCTCCACCTCGACGCACCGTTCCGGCCGGAACCGGGCGCCTATGCCGGCAAGGGCGGGCATGCGCACTGA
- a CDS encoding urease accessory protein UreF, whose product MRTEPPAQTGAAPTRLLLFQLISPALPVGAFSYSEGLEVLVQQGRINSAEALHGWLAAELQRGTLGVEAAALAPLLQAMAAGQWSAVHDLDGWLLALREAPEVRAQQRQMGRSLTQLLGELGWRLPADAGQGAATTSAAPASAQGLAWPAAWAWAGHCLGVPSTDLVEAYLYAWVASQISAAVRLVPIGPTQGQGLQLRLAPLLAQRAAELAHTDPHTMWSGGVGAGLAQLGHAELYSRLFRS is encoded by the coding sequence ATGCGCACTGAGCCCCCAGCCCAGACCGGCGCGGCGCCGACCCGGTTGCTGTTGTTCCAGCTGATCAGTCCGGCGCTGCCGGTGGGGGCGTTCAGCTATTCGGAGGGTCTGGAAGTGCTGGTGCAGCAAGGCCGGATCAACTCCGCCGAGGCGCTGCACGGCTGGCTGGCGGCGGAACTGCAGCGGGGGACGCTGGGCGTGGAGGCAGCGGCCCTGGCGCCGCTGCTGCAGGCCATGGCGGCAGGGCAATGGAGCGCCGTGCACGATCTCGACGGCTGGCTGCTGGCCCTGCGGGAAGCCCCGGAGGTGCGTGCCCAGCAGCGCCAGATGGGCCGTTCCCTCACCCAGTTGCTGGGCGAACTGGGTTGGCGGCTACCGGCCGACGCGGGCCAGGGGGCGGCCACCACCTCTGCGGCACCCGCATCGGCGCAGGGGCTGGCCTGGCCGGCGGCCTGGGCCTGGGCCGGCCACTGCCTGGGTGTTCCCAGCACCGACCTGGTGGAGGCCTACCTCTATGCCTGGGTGGCCAGTCAGATCAGCGCGGCGGTGCGGCTGGTGCCGATCGGCCCCACCCAGGGGCAGGGGCTGCAGCTGCGCCTGGCACCGCTGCTGGCGCAGCGGGCCGCAGAGCTGGCCCACACCGACCCGCACACGATGTGGTCAGGCGGTGTGGGCGCGGGGCTGGCCCAGCTGGGGCACGCCGAGCTCTACTCACGGCTGTTCAGAAGTTGA